A window from Sphingobacterium hotanense encodes these proteins:
- a CDS encoding Gfo/Idh/MocA family protein: MNRRKFISSTVLGAAAFTILPRHVLGGNGFIAPSDRINLGYIGVGKQVGTLLRGHMALPETMIVAAADVDSSKLNRFLENANKANAEKSGHQVQGYKDYRELLRRKDVDAVIIASPDHWHALHVVHAAKAGKDIYCEKPLALSIDEGRAMVDAVRKYKRVLQTGSMQRSYYNFRQAADLIRNGYIGDIKEVNVSVGEPVKECDLPWLEAPAHLDWDMWVGPSLYRGYHPVLSPLLDAKEWAMWRLYHGFGGGYITDWGAHMFDIVQWALDMDHSGPVSFTPPDQANAKEGLYYTYKNGIKVHHKSWGKFNAIQFLGTEGKIEVSREFLTSDKENLPKLVIPEKDRKVYYSENHYKDFVDAIKKRSKPICDVEIGHRTATVCNAINIAYQLQKPLKWDPRKEEFDNAYANNLKTRPYRGTWDYRDF; encoded by the coding sequence ATGAACAGACGTAAATTTATTAGCTCTACTGTACTTGGTGCAGCAGCCTTTACTATACTTCCAAGGCACGTGCTAGGGGGAAATGGTTTTATAGCCCCGAGTGATCGAATCAATTTGGGATATATTGGTGTTGGGAAGCAAGTCGGGACGCTTCTCAGAGGGCATATGGCCCTGCCAGAGACGATGATCGTGGCTGCCGCTGATGTCGACAGCAGCAAACTCAATCGCTTCCTAGAAAACGCGAATAAGGCCAATGCTGAAAAATCAGGACATCAGGTGCAAGGCTATAAGGATTATCGTGAGTTGTTAAGGCGTAAAGATGTTGATGCTGTCATTATCGCTTCGCCGGATCATTGGCATGCCCTTCATGTAGTTCATGCTGCAAAAGCAGGGAAGGACATCTACTGCGAGAAACCGCTTGCCCTTAGTATTGATGAGGGAAGAGCGATGGTCGATGCGGTTCGAAAATACAAGCGAGTATTGCAAACAGGTAGTATGCAACGCTCGTATTACAACTTCCGTCAAGCTGCTGATTTAATCAGAAACGGCTACATTGGTGATATTAAAGAGGTGAATGTCTCGGTTGGCGAACCAGTAAAAGAATGTGATTTGCCATGGTTAGAGGCGCCAGCGCATTTAGATTGGGATATGTGGGTTGGACCGTCTCTCTATCGGGGATATCATCCGGTTTTGAGTCCGTTGCTGGATGCTAAGGAGTGGGCTATGTGGCGTCTGTATCACGGCTTCGGCGGTGGATACATCACAGACTGGGGAGCACACATGTTTGATATTGTACAGTGGGCACTCGATATGGATCACTCAGGGCCAGTGTCATTTACTCCGCCAGATCAAGCGAACGCAAAAGAGGGTTTGTATTATACCTATAAGAATGGAATTAAAGTGCACCATAAGTCTTGGGGAAAATTTAATGCCATACAATTCTTAGGAACTGAAGGTAAGATTGAGGTATCGCGGGAGTTTTTAACATCTGACAAGGAGAATTTACCAAAGCTCGTAATCCCTGAAAAGGACAGAAAAGTCTATTATTCGGAAAACCATTATAAGGATTTTGTAGATGCGATTAAAAAGCGTTCTAAACCAATATGCGACGTTGAAATTGGTCATCGCACTGCTACGGTATGTAATGCAATAAACATTGCTTATCAGCTTCAAAAACCATTGAAATGGGATCCTAGAAAAGAAGAGTTTGATAATGCGTATGCCAATAATCTAAAAACTAGACCATACCGAGGAACATGGGATTATAGAGACTTCTAA
- the recR gene encoding recombination mediator RecR, translated as MNFSSKLLEQAVEEFGKLPGVGKKTALRLVLHLLKQSDADVSRFTDSLDRLKSDIKYCKTCFNISDHDVCEICSSPKRDHSLVCVVEDTRDVMAIENTNQFNGVYHVLGGLISPMEGVGPADLKIEGLVERVRKGEIQEVILALSATMEGDTTIFYLYRKLREFQIQISTIARGISFGGELEYVDEITLGRSIATRVPYERNVG; from the coding sequence ATGAATTTTTCATCTAAACTATTAGAACAAGCCGTAGAGGAGTTTGGGAAGTTGCCGGGGGTAGGGAAGAAGACTGCGTTACGGTTAGTTTTGCATCTACTAAAGCAATCCGATGCGGATGTTTCGCGTTTTACAGATTCTTTAGATCGCTTGAAAAGCGATATTAAGTACTGCAAGACATGTTTTAATATTTCTGATCACGATGTTTGTGAAATATGTAGCTCTCCAAAGCGCGACCATAGTTTAGTTTGCGTAGTAGAGGATACGAGGGATGTGATGGCAATTGAGAATACCAATCAATTTAATGGTGTTTATCACGTGTTGGGCGGATTGATTTCACCGATGGAAGGCGTTGGACCTGCAGATTTGAAAATAGAAGGTCTTGTTGAGCGCGTTCGTAAGGGGGAAATTCAGGAAGTAATCTTAGCCCTAAGTGCAACCATGGAAGGGGATACCACCATATTCTATTTATACCGTAAGCTTCGTGAGTTTCAAATTCAAATTAGCACCATTGCACGCGGAATTTCGTTCGGAGGTGAATTGGAATATGTGGATGAAATTACCTTAGGTCGCTCTATTGCGACACGGGTGCCCTATGAGCGCAACGTAGGTTAA
- a CDS encoding YqgE/AlgH family protein gives MFNEFIPKRGSLILSEPFMLDQNFERSVILLCEHDMETGTVGLILNHRSMLYLSDVIEGMDNTEVPLYFGGPVEGDALFFVHKAYDKLMSGNHIIDDLYWGGDFDRLKDLLNEGLISNEEVKLFLGYSGWSPDQLNNEIQQNSWAVHNSFNIDLAFITDGEDLWKEAIISMGPKYAHVANFPKRPEFN, from the coding sequence ATGTTCAACGAATTTATCCCCAAACGTGGAAGCTTGATTTTATCTGAACCTTTTATGCTGGATCAGAATTTTGAGCGCTCAGTTATCCTTCTTTGCGAACATGACATGGAAACAGGAACCGTTGGTTTGATTCTTAATCATCGATCTATGTTATACTTATCTGACGTGATTGAAGGGATGGATAACACGGAAGTACCGCTGTACTTTGGTGGCCCCGTAGAAGGTGATGCATTATTTTTTGTACATAAGGCCTATGACAAGCTCATGAGTGGCAATCACATTATTGACGACTTGTATTGGGGTGGAGATTTTGATCGCCTAAAGGACTTATTGAATGAGGGACTGATCAGCAATGAAGAGGTAAAGCTTTTTCTTGGCTATTCAGGTTGGTCACCAGATCAACTGAATAACGAGATTCAGCAGAACTCATGGGCCGTTCACAACTCTTTCAACATTGATTTAGCATTTATCACAGACGGTGAAGACCTTTGGAAAGAGGCTATTATCAGCATGGGACCGAAGTATGCGCATGTTGCAAACTTCCCTAAACGTCCTGAATTCAACTAA
- a CDS encoding metallophosphoesterase: MEELKSLNRRAFLKSLAALGATASLGSLPLESFAKAKDIKLTILHTNDVHSRVEPFPMDGSRFQGLGGVARRSTLIKEIRAAEDNVLLFDAGDIFQGTPYFNVFDGQVELELMSKLGYDAGTFGNHEFDNGLNGLLKHFDKANFPFVSSNYDFTGTVMEGKTKDHLIFEKQGVRIGVFAVGVNLEGLVDPNSYKGMKILDPIEVANKMTPFLKKEKKCDLVICLSHIGYSYDTDQVSDLVLAKNSRYIDLIIGGHTHTFLDKPTEVKNLDNEVTLVNQTGRSGVNLGRVDFILNKQKGTKKAVAHNYIIDASLDKKSFA; this comes from the coding sequence ATGGAAGAGTTGAAATCATTAAATAGACGAGCATTTTTAAAAAGCTTGGCCGCACTAGGTGCAACAGCGAGCTTAGGAAGTCTTCCATTGGAAAGCTTTGCGAAAGCAAAGGATATTAAATTGACTATTCTACACACCAATGATGTACACAGTCGTGTCGAACCATTTCCTATGGACGGGTCGAGATTTCAAGGTTTAGGAGGCGTTGCACGCCGTAGCACCCTCATCAAAGAAATTCGCGCCGCAGAAGATAACGTATTACTATTTGACGCAGGCGATATATTCCAGGGAACCCCCTATTTCAATGTATTCGATGGACAGGTGGAATTGGAATTGATGTCGAAACTTGGTTATGATGCTGGAACCTTCGGTAACCACGAATTTGACAATGGCCTCAATGGTCTGTTGAAGCATTTTGATAAAGCTAATTTCCCTTTTGTGTCTTCAAACTATGATTTCACCGGGACGGTTATGGAAGGAAAAACAAAAGATCACCTAATTTTTGAAAAACAAGGAGTTAGGATTGGTGTTTTCGCTGTAGGCGTGAATTTGGAAGGACTGGTAGATCCGAACAGCTATAAGGGCATGAAGATTTTGGACCCCATCGAGGTGGCAAACAAAATGACGCCTTTCCTGAAAAAAGAAAAGAAATGTGATTTAGTGATCTGTCTATCCCATATTGGTTATAGTTATGATACCGATCAGGTATCAGATTTAGTGTTAGCAAAGAACAGCCGCTACATCGATTTGATTATTGGCGGTCATACGCATACTTTTCTAGATAAACCAACCGAGGTTAAGAACCTAGACAACGAAGTCACGCTAGTTAACCAGACTGGTCGTTCCGGGGTAAACCTTGGTCGCGTTGATTTTATTTTGAACAAGCAAAAAGGTACTAAAAAGGCCGTTGCACACAATTACATCATCGACGCAAGTTTGGATAAAAAATCATTTGCCTAA
- a CDS encoding MFS transporter: MKSLLRLYINSYKGLSPAAWLLALVMLINRTGSMVIPFLGIYMSEELHFSKPQIGIVLGCFGLGSVCGSWLGGWLTDRLGSYKVQIWSLIGVIPLFLILPNFRTFEGLAFMIFSLSLVADVFRPANSVSVARYAKPENITRAYSLNRMAVNLGFSIGPALGGFLAGFSYDWIFYGNAIGAAVAAVVFVYFFRNRAPKSNLQDVHKKSLDKDEAPERSAYRDGLFIIFSVFCCFFSMAFFQLLGTLSLFYKEIHMLNTGQIGLLLGFSGFVIVLFEMVLVHLVEHRFSVRQIMLWGTAIAGVSYLMLNIDFGIAWLFFAMFLLSTGEMLTLPFTATVAIQRAGKRNQGAYMGLNSLSFATANIFAAYLGTYLAEHYGYSTLWLVTGSTLIICGFGFYWIIGKMKTV, from the coding sequence TTGAAATCACTTCTTAGACTCTATATAAATTCCTATAAGGGCTTATCTCCTGCAGCTTGGTTATTGGCATTGGTCATGTTGATCAATCGTACCGGTTCTATGGTAATTCCTTTTTTGGGGATCTATATGTCTGAGGAATTGCATTTCAGCAAACCTCAAATCGGTATTGTGCTAGGCTGTTTTGGGTTGGGTTCTGTATGTGGATCTTGGCTTGGTGGATGGTTAACAGATAGACTGGGAAGCTATAAAGTTCAGATTTGGAGCTTAATAGGTGTAATTCCCTTATTTCTTATCCTCCCTAACTTCCGAACGTTTGAAGGTTTAGCATTCATGATCTTCAGTCTTTCTTTGGTTGCCGATGTGTTTCGTCCGGCAAACTCGGTTTCTGTAGCTCGATATGCCAAACCCGAGAATATTACGCGAGCTTATTCCCTAAACCGCATGGCGGTCAACTTAGGTTTCTCCATCGGCCCTGCTTTAGGTGGATTCCTAGCTGGTTTTTCTTACGATTGGATCTTTTATGGTAATGCAATCGGCGCTGCTGTTGCTGCTGTTGTTTTTGTGTATTTCTTCCGTAATCGTGCTCCCAAGTCGAACCTACAGGATGTACATAAGAAAAGCCTTGACAAAGATGAGGCGCCTGAGCGGAGCGCCTATAGAGACGGCTTATTCATCATCTTCAGCGTTTTCTGCTGTTTTTTCTCCATGGCGTTCTTTCAACTATTAGGAACCTTATCGCTATTCTATAAAGAAATCCACATGTTGAATACCGGACAGATAGGCTTGTTGTTAGGATTTAGTGGATTCGTGATTGTGCTTTTTGAAATGGTTTTGGTGCATTTGGTAGAGCATCGATTCAGTGTTCGTCAAATTATGTTATGGGGCACAGCAATTGCCGGGGTGTCTTATCTGATGCTGAATATTGATTTCGGAATTGCATGGCTATTCTTTGCTATGTTCTTATTGTCAACCGGAGAGATGCTGACCCTACCTTTTACCGCAACTGTGGCGATTCAGCGAGCGGGAAAAAGAAATCAAGGCGCGTATATGGGGCTAAACTCACTGTCCTTTGCAACCGCAAATATCTTTGCGGCTTATCTTGGAACTTATTTGGCTGAACACTATGGCTACTCCACACTGTGGTTAGTGACCGGATCGACTTTGATCATATGTGGATTTGGCTTCTATTGGATTATTGGGAAGATGAAAACGGTTTAA
- a CDS encoding NADH-quinone oxidoreductase subunit C: protein MIEKIHTDLARHIHADAVLEVQDSGLQPALYINPISLKQVCLYLRDTEGYYFDLLADIAAVDYYPANYFEVVYHLTSIPYQKQLVLKVKLENERRADALPSLPSVSEIWRTADWHEREAFDLMGIYFEGHPDLRRILMPDDWQGYPLRKDYEDPETFHGITVK from the coding sequence ATGATTGAAAAAATTCATACCGATCTTGCGAGGCATATTCATGCAGATGCAGTGCTGGAGGTTCAGGATAGCGGATTGCAACCTGCGCTATACATCAATCCTATTTCCTTAAAACAGGTTTGTCTATATCTGCGGGATACGGAAGGTTACTATTTTGATCTGCTTGCAGATATAGCTGCGGTCGACTATTATCCGGCGAATTATTTCGAAGTGGTCTATCATCTCACGTCGATCCCTTATCAAAAACAATTGGTATTAAAGGTGAAGCTAGAGAATGAACGACGGGCAGATGCTTTACCTAGCTTACCTTCGGTATCCGAGATTTGGCGTACCGCAGATTGGCACGAGCGCGAGGCCTTCGATCTGATGGGGATTTACTTTGAAGGACATCCTGATTTGCGAAGAATACTGATGCCTGATGATTGGCAAGGCTATCCCCTACGCAAGGATTATGAAGATCCAGAAACTTTTCACGGCATAACAGTTAAGTAA
- a CDS encoding ROK family protein — translation MNSVEKLFINPTNKNQKLARTAKKKFRVLQAVYLLDRASVNELMLSLDLSFPTLNALIVDLLEQKLITQHERGESIGGRKPNLYQLKNELFRILCIEMDRFNCSLSFIDNNGNLLAKTVRYPLMLSRDVSNLPAFIDIIRKYVADQGIEWPQVTGLSISMPGLINKDTGENYTFFHATNFNLQTHLAETFNKTTCITNSINIASIAEMHYGLLKHREEGLVVLIDWGVSVGIISKGKVFQGKHGFAGEMGHISFVEDGELCYCGKRGCLETVASGTALVKRAKNDIANGTPTLITNMFNDQDLRPIDILKAAVDGDQYAIELISDVSAHLGKAIAQFLQVLDPECIVLSGSFASAASLITNPIQQQIQTYTMGKISKDCELFVSELSDKGAILGLSRYFIEKYFADKLKLA, via the coding sequence ATGAATTCAGTTGAGAAACTTTTTATCAATCCCACTAATAAAAACCAAAAGCTCGCTCGCACTGCGAAGAAAAAATTCAGAGTGCTGCAGGCCGTATATTTATTAGACCGTGCTTCAGTTAATGAGCTGATGCTAAGTCTAGACCTAAGCTTCCCTACCCTAAACGCATTAATCGTTGATTTACTAGAGCAAAAACTGATTACCCAACACGAGCGTGGCGAATCGATCGGCGGTCGCAAACCTAATTTGTATCAGCTCAAGAATGAACTCTTCCGAATACTATGTATCGAAATGGATCGATTCAACTGTAGTCTTTCGTTTATTGATAATAACGGCAATTTATTGGCAAAAACCGTAAGATATCCATTGATGCTTAGCCGAGACGTGAGCAACCTTCCAGCCTTTATCGATATCATCCGAAAATACGTGGCTGATCAAGGCATAGAATGGCCCCAAGTCACCGGTCTTTCCATCTCGATGCCCGGACTTATTAATAAGGATACCGGCGAGAACTATACTTTTTTCCATGCAACAAACTTCAACTTACAAACCCACCTAGCCGAAACTTTCAATAAAACAACCTGCATTACGAATAGCATCAACATCGCTTCTATTGCAGAAATGCACTACGGTTTGTTGAAACATCGAGAAGAAGGTTTAGTGGTATTGATTGATTGGGGCGTTTCAGTAGGGATTATCTCGAAGGGTAAGGTTTTCCAAGGCAAGCATGGCTTTGCTGGCGAAATGGGCCACATCAGCTTTGTTGAGGACGGCGAACTTTGCTATTGTGGTAAACGTGGCTGCTTAGAGACTGTAGCTTCTGGCACTGCCTTAGTCAAGCGTGCGAAAAACGATATTGCTAATGGCACGCCGACCTTAATTACCAATATGTTTAATGATCAAGATCTTAGACCTATAGACATTCTCAAAGCCGCAGTTGATGGAGATCAATATGCCATAGAGTTAATCTCGGATGTAAGTGCACATTTAGGTAAAGCGATAGCTCAATTTCTGCAGGTTCTGGATCCTGAATGCATTGTACTGTCCGGAAGCTTTGCATCCGCAGCCTCGCTGATTACCAACCCAATACAGCAGCAGATACAAACCTATACTATGGGCAAAATATCGAAAGACTGTGAGTTATTCGTTTCGGAATTATCAGACAAAGGTGCAATTCTAGGGCTTAGCCGGTATTTTATCGAGAAATACTTCGCCGACAAACTGAAGCTTGCGTAA
- a CDS encoding PQQ-dependent sugar dehydrogenase: protein MKNTISKALFCAAATTLVACNGANSAGSNPTDTTAQDTTKLPPVETNKGNTDYKPAFEGQTRIAGVKTTTAFAGKVVAEGLKSPWGIASLPDGRLLITEKEGTMRIVDPASGKVSHAITGIPKVDAQGQGGLLGITLDPDFESNRMVYWVFAEPVSGGNHTAVGKGKLSADEKTIEGASVIYQALPTYNGKLHYGGRIIFDKDGNLFVSTGERSDLETRPQSQHLNSALGKIVRITKDGKPVAGNPFEGQADAKPEIYSYGHRNTQGLAFNPVTGDLWNSEFGPRGGDEINIVSPGKNYGWPTITYGIEYKGDVIGNPPIQQKEGLEQPVYYWDPVLSPSGMTFYTADNVPEWKNNLFIAGLSSTHIARLVIKDNKVVGEERLLQSEGQRFRDVIQGKDGALYAVTDSGKVYKVDKQ from the coding sequence ATGAAGAACACTATTTCTAAGGCGCTATTTTGCGCTGCTGCCACTACGTTAGTAGCGTGCAATGGCGCAAATTCTGCAGGATCAAACCCTACAGATACAACAGCACAAGATACCACGAAACTACCACCGGTAGAGACGAATAAAGGAAACACAGATTATAAGCCTGCTTTTGAAGGACAGACTCGTATTGCGGGCGTAAAAACGACAACTGCCTTTGCAGGCAAAGTTGTTGCCGAAGGTTTGAAAAGCCCATGGGGCATTGCTTCACTCCCTGATGGTCGTCTATTGATCACAGAGAAAGAAGGCACTATGCGCATTGTGGATCCCGCAAGCGGGAAAGTATCACATGCAATTACAGGTATTCCAAAAGTAGATGCACAAGGACAAGGCGGTTTATTAGGGATTACATTGGATCCTGACTTTGAGAGCAACCGCATGGTTTACTGGGTATTTGCGGAGCCTGTTTCTGGTGGAAATCACACCGCTGTAGGAAAAGGCAAGCTTTCTGCAGATGAGAAAACTATCGAAGGAGCGAGCGTAATCTACCAAGCTCTACCTACTTATAACGGCAAATTGCATTACGGTGGCCGTATTATTTTCGACAAAGATGGAAACTTATTTGTTTCCACAGGTGAGCGTTCTGATTTAGAAACTCGCCCACAATCGCAGCATTTAAACTCTGCATTGGGTAAAATTGTCCGCATAACGAAAGATGGAAAACCTGTTGCCGGCAACCCGTTTGAAGGACAAGCAGATGCCAAACCGGAGATCTACAGCTATGGACACAGAAATACGCAAGGTTTGGCCTTCAACCCGGTTACAGGAGATTTATGGAATTCGGAATTTGGACCGCGCGGGGGTGATGAAATCAACATCGTGTCGCCAGGAAAGAATTACGGCTGGCCAACAATCACCTATGGTATAGAATATAAAGGTGATGTAATCGGTAACCCTCCAATTCAGCAAAAAGAAGGATTAGAACAACCGGTTTATTATTGGGACCCTGTATTGTCGCCGAGTGGAATGACTTTCTATACCGCGGACAATGTTCCGGAGTGGAAAAACAACCTATTTATAGCCGGATTGAGCAGTACACATATTGCTAGATTGGTGATTAAAGACAATAAGGTTGTCGGTGAAGAGCGATTACTACAATCAGAAGGTCAACGATTCAGAGATGTGATTCAAGGTAAGGATGGCGCACTATACGCCGTTACGGATTCTGGAAAAGTATATAAAGTAGACAAACAATAA
- a CDS encoding 5'-nucleotidase C-terminal domain-containing protein yields MRVLNLRSFNILLISTLFLFASCKTSYYQATVSNKQMLAIDNSIAEDSSIRNYIEPYKVQLDVAMNRVIGLAPENMIHNRNLPETNLSNFFIDALLAIGKKIDPEVSFSLATKDGIRSSIKEGDVTVRTIFELMPFENYVTILELKGSDVMTLANFIAKSNGQPVGNVKIKIKDKQLVDFRINDQPIDPNKTYKLVTYDFVANGGDHVEGLSNPIQLHTSTERVREALISHIEELTKSGKKVEAKLDGRVEIIK; encoded by the coding sequence ATGAGAGTACTTAATTTAAGGTCTTTCAACATTCTGTTGATTTCCACCTTATTCCTGTTTGCTTCGTGTAAAACCTCGTATTACCAAGCCACAGTAAGCAACAAACAAATGCTTGCAATCGACAATAGTATTGCCGAAGACAGCAGCATTCGTAATTATATCGAACCTTATAAAGTTCAGTTGGATGTAGCGATGAATCGAGTTATTGGTTTAGCACCGGAAAACATGATCCATAATCGTAATCTTCCCGAAACCAACTTAAGTAATTTCTTTATCGATGCGTTATTAGCGATAGGCAAGAAAATAGATCCGGAAGTGTCATTCTCCTTAGCCACTAAAGACGGGATTCGTTCAAGCATTAAAGAAGGCGATGTGACGGTCAGAACGATCTTTGAGTTAATGCCTTTTGAAAATTACGTCACCATACTAGAATTAAAAGGCTCCGATGTGATGACATTGGCTAATTTTATCGCCAAGAGCAATGGCCAACCTGTAGGGAATGTTAAAATAAAGATTAAGGACAAACAATTGGTCGACTTTAGAATTAATGATCAGCCAATCGACCCGAACAAAACGTATAAATTGGTTACTTATGATTTCGTGGCGAATGGCGGGGATCACGTTGAGGGCTTGAGCAACCCTATTCAGTTGCACACCTCGACCGAGCGTGTTCGGGAGGCTTTAATCAGTCACATTGAAGAGTTAACAAAATCGGGTAAAAAAGTAGAAGCGAAATTAGATGGAAGAGTTGAAATCATTAAATAG
- a CDS encoding NADH-quinone oxidoreductase subunit D → MGKDLYEAGLRNYEQKIASVSSQEMVINMGPQHPSTHGVLRLELITDGEIVKDIIPHLGYLHRCFDKHAESINYTKSIPFTDRLDYLASMNNSHAFVMGVERMLGIDQKIPKRIEYIRVLVCELNRIASHLIAIGTYGIDIGAFTPFMWCFRDREHIMNMLEWASGSRMLYNYIWIGGLFYDVPVNFEERCQEFIDYFKPKLVELDDLLSNNQIFISRTANIGVLPADVAINYGCTGPMLRASGVKWDLRRVDAYSVYPELDFEIPVGKGEMGKLGDCWDRYKVRVDEVKESVKIIEQCIARLQSDFKRTTEFDPRALVPKKVNLKAQDYYVRAENPKGELGFYFVTAEKTDIPRRVKARGPSFNNLSVLPELGKGVLIADLIAILGSIDIVLGEVDR, encoded by the coding sequence ATGGGTAAAGATTTATACGAAGCAGGCTTACGAAATTACGAACAGAAAATCGCAAGCGTCTCCTCACAGGAGATGGTTATCAATATGGGCCCTCAGCACCCCTCTACACACGGCGTACTTCGGCTAGAGCTTATCACAGATGGGGAAATCGTAAAAGATATTATCCCACATCTCGGATATTTACATCGGTGCTTTGATAAGCATGCCGAGTCCATAAACTATACGAAAAGCATTCCCTTTACCGATCGATTGGACTATCTGGCGTCTATGAACAACAGCCATGCTTTCGTCATGGGAGTAGAACGTATGCTCGGAATTGATCAAAAGATACCCAAGCGAATCGAATACATTCGCGTCTTAGTGTGCGAACTTAATCGTATTGCATCACATCTTATTGCTATCGGAACCTATGGTATCGATATTGGTGCTTTTACACCCTTTATGTGGTGTTTCCGCGATCGCGAGCATATTATGAATATGCTGGAATGGGCATCAGGATCCAGAATGTTGTATAACTATATTTGGATAGGTGGTCTTTTTTACGATGTTCCCGTCAATTTCGAAGAACGTTGTCAGGAATTTATAGACTATTTCAAGCCTAAGTTGGTCGAATTGGACGACCTGCTTTCCAATAATCAAATTTTTATTTCCCGGACCGCCAATATTGGTGTATTGCCGGCGGACGTAGCCATCAACTATGGTTGTACGGGTCCAATGCTTCGTGCTTCAGGTGTAAAATGGGACCTCAGAAGGGTGGATGCATATTCGGTCTATCCGGAGCTAGATTTTGAAATTCCTGTTGGAAAAGGCGAGATGGGAAAATTAGGCGATTGTTGGGACCGCTATAAAGTCCGTGTTGATGAAGTAAAGGAATCTGTTAAAATCATTGAGCAATGTATCGCACGACTGCAATCTGATTTTAAACGGACCACAGAATTCGACCCGCGGGCACTGGTTCCGAAGAAAGTCAACCTAAAAGCGCAAGATTATTATGTTCGCGCAGAAAACCCCAAAGGCGAACTCGGATTCTATTTCGTAACAGCAGAAAAAACAGATATTCCAAGGCGCGTAAAAGCAAGAGGACCAAGCTTTAATAACCTTTCAGTCTTGCCTGAATTGGGGAAAGGTGTCTTGATTGCTGACTTGATCGCGATATTAGGATCGATCGATATTGTGCTTGGTGAGGTCGATAGATAA
- the pdxH gene encoding pyridoxamine 5'-phosphate oxidase: MSIQHKEIAAIRQDYALSSLSESDVLGNPIEQFEKWFNEARHSEVIEVNALVLSTVNSDLKPSSRVVLLKDIKANGFSFFTNYESRKGQEMDENPSVSALFFWPELQRQVRIEGQVERLPAADSDEYFESRPRGSRIGAIASPQSHDLTDRAELENRVKAIEEKYADSDHIPRPANWGGYLLKPSRVEFWQGRSSRLHDRIVYTANSEKWTVKRIAP, encoded by the coding sequence ATGTCGATTCAACATAAGGAGATTGCTGCCATTCGTCAGGACTATGCGCTGAGTAGCTTAAGCGAATCGGATGTGTTAGGAAATCCCATCGAACAATTTGAAAAGTGGTTCAACGAGGCTCGCCACAGCGAGGTTATCGAAGTCAATGCGCTCGTTCTATCTACTGTGAACAGCGATCTAAAACCTTCTTCCCGCGTGGTCCTGTTAAAGGATATCAAAGCAAACGGATTTAGTTTTTTTACTAATTACGAAAGCCGAAAAGGGCAGGAGATGGATGAGAATCCATCGGTTAGCGCTTTATTTTTCTGGCCGGAGCTGCAACGTCAGGTACGTATCGAAGGGCAAGTTGAAAGACTGCCGGCAGCTGACTCCGACGAGTATTTTGAATCGCGTCCTCGTGGTTCTCGAATTGGTGCCATCGCATCACCGCAGAGCCATGATCTGACAGATCGAGCGGAGTTGGAAAATCGCGTCAAGGCGATTGAGGAAAAATATGCAGACAGCGATCATATTCCTCGTCCTGCAAATTGGGGCGGATATCTTCTGAAGCCGAGCAGGGTAGAGTTTTGGCAGGGTCGGAGTAGTCGCTTGCACGATCGTATCGTGTACACTGCAAACAGCGAAAAGTGGACAGTAAAACGTATAGCGCCTTAA